The window CTCTACGCGAAGTACGCCCTGTACTACGCCAAGGCGGCCCTGGACGGCAAGACCTTCAAGGAAGGTCCGACCGACCACGACTCGAACATCATCAAGATTCCCAATGGTTTCGAGGACCAGCTCCCCGCGCCCCTGGTGACCAAGGACAACGTCGACGACCCGAAGCTGTGGGCCAACCAGCTGGAGAAGAAGAGCTAGTCATGGACCAGGCACCACCCCCCGCCGTACAGGCGGAAGGCGTTGTCAAACGCTTCGGACCGACCGTTGCGCTCGACGGGGTGAAGCTCACCGTGCAGCCCGGTGAGTCGCACGCCCTCGTCGGCCGCAACGGTGCGGGCAAGTCGACGCTGGTCAGCGTCCTGACCGGACTCCACAAGGCGGACGCCGGCACGGTCACGTTCGGCGGGGAGCCCGCGCCCGCCTTCGGGGACACCACGGCCTGGCAGTCGAAGGTCGCCTGCGTCTACCAGAAGTCCATGGTCGTCCCCGACCTGACCGTCGCCGAGAACCTCTTCCTCAACCGGTTCGACGACAACGCCCGCTGGATCAGCTGGGGGCGGCTGCGCAAGCGCGCGGAGCAGCTCCTCGCCGACTACGGCGTCCAGGTCGACCCGAACACCCGGGCGCGCGATCTCGCCGTCGAGCAGCGGCAGTTCGTCGAGATCGCCCGCGCGTTGTCCTTCGGCGCGCGGCTGATCATCCTCGACGAGCCGACCGCCCAGCTCGACGCCCGGGGCATCGGGCGGCTCTTCGACAAGCTCCGGGAACTGCAGAGCCAGGGAGTGGCGTTCCTCTTCATCTCCCACCATCTGCAGGAGGTGTACGAACTGTGCACGACGGTCACCGTCTACCGCGACGCCCGCCACGTCCTGACCGCCCCGGTCGCCGACGTCGCGAAGGACGAACTGGTGTCGGCGATGACGGGTGAGAAGTCCGGCGGCGCCGTCGCCTGGCACGCGACCGGCACCGCCACGCCGCCCGCCGCGTCGGCCCAACCCGTTCTGAGCACCCAAGGGCTCACCCTGGAGGGCTGGTTCGAACCGGTGGACCTCCAGGTGCGCCCCGGTGAGGTGCTCGGCTTGGCCGGTTCCGCCGCCAGCGGCAACACCGCACTGGGCGAGGTGCTGTCGGGCATGCGCAAGGCGGGCGGCGGCACGGTCCGGGTGCACGGTGCGGCCGTGCGCTCGGGAAGCGTGCCGCACGCGCTGGATGCCGGGATCGGCTACATCCCCGAGGACCGGCACGACCAGGGCCTCGTCCTCGGGCGCAGCGTCGCCGAGAACGCCACGCTCACGGTCACCGACCAGCTCGGACCGTGGGGGACCGTACTGCCCTCCCGTACCAGGGAGTTCGCCCGAACCATGATCGACTCGCTGGACATCAAGACCCAGGGGCCGGAGCAGCCCGTCTCCGGGCTCTCCGGCGGCAATCAGCAGAAGGTGGTGGTCGCCCGCGCGTTGGCCCGCAAGCCCAGTGTGCTGGTGGCGGTCCGGCCCACCGCGGGCGTGGACGTCAAGTCCAAGGACTCGCTCCTCGGGGTCGTACGGCAGGTCGCCGACCAGGGGAACGCCGCAGTGATCATCTCCGACGAGCTGGACGATCTACGGGTCTGCGACCGCGTACTCGCCCTGTTCCACGGACGTGTGGTCGCTACATTCGCAAGCGGGTGGACCGACGGAGAACTCGTCGCCGCCATGGAAGGTGTGGGGGAAAGGGAATGACCGGCACGGTACGGCCCCCGGCGGCCGAAGACATCGAGAGCGCGCTGAAGGGTCCGCTCGCGGGCGACAGCCCGCTGAACCGGCTGAAGCTGATCCGGTGGAGCGATTTCTCCCTGGTGCCGGTGATCCTGGTGCTGATGGTGATCGGGTTCATCGTCTCGCCGGTGTTCCTGTCCTCCGAGAACCTGATCAACGTTGTCCAGCAGTCCTCCGAGCTCAGCCTGCTGGTGCTCGCCCAGGCCTTCATCCTGATCTGCGGGCGGATGGACCTGTCGCTGGAGTCGACGATCGGTATCGCGCCGGTCATCGCGCTGTGGCTGGTTCTGCCGGCGGGGGGCGATCGATTCGCAGGCCTGGGAGTGATGCCCGCCTGGACGGCGATCCCACTCTGTCTGCTGGCCGGAGTCGCGATCGGTGCCTTCAACGGCTTTCTGATGCTGAAGCTGCGGGTCAACGGCTTCATCGCGACGCTCGGCATGCTGATGATGCTGCGCGGTCTCCACATCGGCATCACCGAGGGCAAGTCGATCATCGACGTCCCGGCTTCCTTCAGCTACCTGGGCAAGGCCGCCTGGCTCGGTGCTCCGGCAGCCGTCTGGATCTGCCTGGCGCTGTTCGCCGTCGGAGGCGCGGCGCTGGCCTGGACGCGGCACGGGCGTTCGCTCTACGCGATCGGCGGCAACCCGGAGGCGGCGCGGGCAGCCGGTATCCGAGTCGACCGGATCACCTGGATCGTGCTGGCCATCGGCGGGCTGCTCGCGGCCTTCGCCGGCATTCTCTACACCGGCCACTACGGATCGGTGGGGGCCTCACAGGGTAAGGACATGATCTTCGACGTCATGGCGGCCGCCGTGATCGGCGGAATCGGCCTGAAGGGCGGTCGAGGCACGATATTCGGCGCGCTCACCGGCGTGCTCACCCTTCGGCTGGTCGTCAATGTGATGACCCTGGCCGGTGTTCCGGGCCAGTGGGAGAAGTTCCTCAACGGCGCCATCATCATCATCGCCCTGGCCGCCTCGCGCTACGCGAGCCGCGAGGAACAGGACTGAGGGCCGATTCGCAAACGCCGGACGGGGCACATCCGGCCCCGTCGGCGTTTGAGGCACGGGGCGCGGGGCGGAGCCCCGGATACGGGAAGGGGCGGGTAGGGGAAAAACATCCCTATCCGCCCCTTCCCGCTGCACGCGCCGCTAAAGCGTCGACCGCAGCCACTGCTCCACACTCGCCACATGTACCGTCGCCCATGCCCGCGCAGCCTCCGCGTCCCGGTCCCGCAGCGCCGACAGGATCGCCCGGTGCTCGTGCAGCGTGCGGCTGACCGCGTCCTCCTGGGTCAGGCCGCGCCAGACGCGGGCCCGCGTCGTCGGCCCGGAGAGACCGTCGAGCAGGGAGCAGAGCACCGAGTTCCCGGACGACTGCACGATGCCGCGATGGAACTCCAGATCGCAGGCGACCAGCTCCTCCACCGAGGGCTGCGCGCCGAGTGCGTCCAACTGAGAGCTCAGTACGTCGAGTTGGGCCTCGGTGATCCGGGCCGCGGCCATCCCCGTCGCAGCCGGCTCCAGGATCCGGCGGACTGCCAGGAACTCGAGCACCGTGTCGTCGCGGTGGAAGTCCACGACGAAGCTCAGCGCCTCCAGCAGCAGCTGCGGGTCGAGGCTGGTGACGTACGTACCGTCGCCCTGCCGGACATCGAGAATACGGATCAGGGACAGGGCGCGGACCGCCTCGCGCAGCGAGTTGCGGGACAGCCCGAGCTCCGCCGCGAGTTCGCTCTCCTTGGGCAGACGGTCGCCGGGCCGTAGGGCACCCGAGACGATCATTCCCTTGATCTTCTCGATCGCCTCGTCGGTGACAGCCATGACGGTCCTCCTGGATTCGGGCGGGATCAGACCTCGGAAGAAGACATCCGATGTCTCCCTCCATTATGGGGGTCGAAACAGGTGGATGAACCGGGTCTGCCGTAGCTGGTGACCGATCGCTCGGTCCCGGAGCGTCGACGGCGCCTCGCGCCGTACCACCGGGGCGATCTCCTCCGTGAACCGTGCCAGGGTCAGAGCACCGAGAACTTCATGGCTTCCGCTGCCCCCCGCGTCACATCGCGCGCGTATGGCGGCACGTACACCGGCCGCTCCAGGGCAGCGGGCATGGGTGCACGTCGGCATGCGGACGGGGGCGGCTCCCCCCGTGGAAGCCGCCCCCGTCCGCGTACACGTCGGCCTGCCTCAGCCCTTGTCGGCCAGCAGGCCCTCGACCTTGGTCCGGATCTCGTCCGTGGCCAGGCCGCGGATCGTCAGCGTCGTCCGGCGGCGCAGCACGTCGTCGGCCGTCTCGGCCCACTCGTGGTCGCGCGCGTACGCGACCTGCGCCCAGATCTCCGGCGCGTCCGGGTGGATGCGCTCGGCCAGCGCCGGGTTGTCGTTCGCCAGCCGCGCGATGTCGAAGGAGAGCGAGCCGTAGTGGGTGGCGAGGTGCCGCGCGGTGTCGGCGGCCATCCGCGGTCCGGGTGTGCCGCCGTCGATCAGCAGCCGGTGCGCGACCGCGTTCGGGTTGGCGATACCGGGCAGCGGGAGTTTCTTCGGCAGACGGGCCATCGGCTCCATGTCCTCGGCCAGCGGGTGCCCGGGGAGCGCGGCCAGCTTGTTCATCACCGTACGGCCGATGTGACGGAACGTCGTCCACTTGCCGCCCGCGACGGACAGCATCCCGCCGCGGCCCTCCGTCACGACCGTCTCGCGCTTGGCCTTGGAGGTGTCGCCGGGGCCGCCCGGCAGCACCCGCAGGCCTGCGAAGGAGTACGTGATCAGATCGCGCGACAGCTGCTGGTCCTTGATCGAGAACGCCGCCTCGTCCAGGATCTGCGCGGTGTCCTTCTCGTTGACCGCGACGTCCGCCGGATCGCCCTCGTACTCCTCGTCCGTCGTGCCGAGCAGCAGCATGTCCTCCCAGGGCAGGGCGAACGTGATCCGGTACTTGTCGATCGGGGTGGCGAGCGCTGCCTTCCAGGGGCGGGTGCGCTTCAGGACGAGGTGCGCGCCCTTGGACAGCCGTATCGAAGGCGCCGCGTTCGGGTCCTCCATCTTCCGCAGGTGGTCGACCCACGGTCCGGTGGCGTTCAGCACGAGCCGGGCGGTGACGCCGAACTCCGTGCCGTCCGTACGGTCCTCCAGGTCGGCGCCCGTCACCCGGCCCTTGGTGAACCGCAGCCCGGTCACCGCGGCGTGGTTGAGGACGACCGCGCCCGCGTCGACGGCCGCACGGACCGTCATCAGTGCCATCCGGGCGTCGTTCATCTGGTCGTCGCCGTACACCGCGACGGCCTTCAGATTGTCCGTACGCAGCTCGGGCACATCGCGCTGCGCCTTCGCCGGGCTGATCACATGGCCGACGCCGTCACCGAACGCGGACAGCGCCGAGTACGCGAACACACCCGCGCCCAGCTTGGCCGCGCCGTGCGGCCCGCCCTTGTAGACGGGCAGGTAGAAGGTGAGCGGGTTGGCCAGGTGCGGGGCCACCTGACGGGACACCGCACGTCGCTCGAAGTGGTTCTCCGCGACCAGCTTCACCGCGCCGGTCTGCAGGTAGCGCAGGCCGCCGTGCAGCAGCTTGGAGGAGGCGGAGGAGGTGGCGCCGGCGAAGTCGCCGGCGTCCACCAGAGCCACCCGCAGCCCGGACTGCGCGGCGTGCCAGGCGGTGGAGATGCCCAGGATGCCGCCACCGATCACCAGGAGGTCGTACGTCGCCTTGGAGAGCTGCTCCCGAGTCTCGGCGCGGCTCGGAAGGGAGCCGGAGGCCGGGTGCGTCCCGAGGGCCGGGACGCTCTGCAGGGTGGTCATGTCGATTACTCCTCGTCTTCGATCCAGCCCATGGTCCGTTCCACGGCCTTGAGCCAGCTCTTGTACTCGCGGTCGCGGGAGTCCGCGTCCATGCGGGGGGTCCACTCGGCGGCCCGGCGCCAGTTGGCGCGCAGCGCGTCGGTGTCCGGCCAGAAGCCGACGGCGAGACCGGCGGCGTAGGCGGCGCCGAGGCAGGTCGTCTCGGCGACCATGGGCCGCACCACGGGTGCGTCCAGGAAGTCGGCGAGCGTCTGCATCAGCAAGTTGTTGGAGGTCATGCCGCCGTCGACCTTGAGGGCCGTCAGCTCGACCCCCGAGTCCTTGGTCATGGCGTCGGTGATCTCGCGGGTCTGCCAGGCGGTGGCCTCCAGCACGGCACGGGCGATGTGCGCCTTGGTGACGTACCTGGTCAGGCCGGCGATGACGCCGCGGGCGTCGGAACGCCAGTACGGGGCGAACAGGCCGGAGAAGGCGGGCACGAAGTACGCGCCGCCGTTGTCCTCGACCGACGAGGCCAGCGTCTCGATCTCGGCCGCGGAGTTGATCAGGCCCATCTGGTCGCGCATCCACTGCACCAGCGAGCCGGTGACGGCGATGGAGCCTTCCAGGGCGTAGACCGGCTTCTGGTCGCCGATCCGGTAGCCGACGGTCGTCAGTAGCCCGTTGTACGAGTTGACGGGCGTCTCACCGGTGTTCATCAGCATGAAGGTGCCGGTGCCGTACGTGGACTTGGCCTCGCCCTCGGAGAAACAGGTCTGGCCGAAGAGGGCAGCCTGCTGGTCGCCGAGCGCGGACGCGACCGGGACGCCGGCCAGGACGCCGTCCCTGGCCGTGCCGTACACCTCGGCGGAGGAGCGGATCTCGGGCAGCACGGCCGCCGGGATGTCCATGGACGCGAGGATCTTGTCGTCCCACGCCATGGTGTGCAGGTTCATCAGGAGCGTGCGCGAGGCGTTGGTGACGTCGGTGACGTGGACGCCGCCCTCGGTGCCACCGGTCAGGTTCCAGATGACCCAGGAGTCCATGGTGCCGAAGAGGATGTCGCCGCGCTCGGCGCGCTCGCGCAGGCCCTCGACGTTGTCGAGCAGCCAGCGGATCTTGGGGCCGGCGAAGTACGAGGCGAGCGGCAGCCCGGTCTCGCGGCGGAAGCGGTCCTGGCCCACGTTGCGGCCCAGTTCCTTGCAGAGCGCGTCGGTGCGGGTGTCCTGCCAGACGATGGCGTTGTGGACGGGCTCACCGGTGTTCTTGTCCCAGAGCAGCGTGGTCTCGCGCTGGTTGGTGATGCCGATCGCCTTTACGTCGGCGGCGGTGATACCCGCCTTGACGACGGAGCCGGCGACGACTTCCTGGACGTTCTCCCAGATCTCGGTCGCGTTGTGCTCGACCCAGCCCGGCTTCGGGAAGATCTGCTCGTGCTCCTTCTGATCGACGGAGACGATCCGGCCGTCCTTGTCGAAGATGATGCAGCGGCTCGACGTGGTGCCCTGGTCGATGGCCGCGATGAACGGTCCGGTGGTGTGTGCGTCGGTCACGGTGTGCTCCTGGAAGTCTGTGGGATCTGAGGGTTACGGCTCAGGGCTCTACGGTTCACGCGAAGGCGAGGTTGTAGAGACCGCCCGCGATCGCACCGCCGATGAGGGGGCCGACGACCGGGATCCAGGCGTAGCCCCAGTCGGAGCCACCCTTGTTCGGCAGCGGCAGCAGCGCGTGCACGATACGCGGACCGAGGTCGCGAACGGGGTTGATTGCGTAACCGGTCGGGCCGCCGAGCGAGAGGCCGATGCTGACGACGACCAGGGAGGTGATCAGCGCGCCGAGCGTGCCGAGCCCGTTGCCGTCGTTGTTCAGGCCCTGGGTGAGGATCGCCAGGACCAGCACGACGGTGGCGATGACCTCGGTGGCCAGGTTCTGCACGGCGTTCCGGATCTCCGGGCCGGTCGAGAAGATGCCCAGCACCGGGCCGGCCTTCGGGGCGGCGGCCTGGTCGACCATGCCCTCTTCACTCGGTCGGCTGTACAGGGTCTCCGGGTCGGTCAGATGGGCCCGGAACTGTCCGTAGTACGTCAGCCAGACCAGCACCGCGCCGATCATCGCGCCGAGCAGCTGGGAGCCGATGTACAGCGGTACGTCGCTCCACGCGGTACCACCCTTGATCGCGAGGCCGATCGTGACCGCGGGGTTGAGGTGGGCCCCGGACACGCCGCCGGCCAGATACGCGGCCGTCAGTACTGCGAAACCCCACCCGAAGGCGATCGAGAGCCAGCCGGCGTTCTGCGCCTTGGAGTGCTTGAGAGTGACGGCGGCACAGACACCACCGCCGAGCAGGATGAGTACGGCGGTACCGATGGTCTCGCCGATGAAGATGTCGGAGCTGGACACCCGCGACTCCTTTGTCCTTCGTCCAGGGAAGCCGAACCCCGGGTCCCTCCGGTGGTCCGCGCCCTCAGGTGAGGGCTTCACCGGCCCTTGGCACTGTCACACCCTAGCGCGTATTGCCGTTAGGTGTTCGACAATGCCGACCGATGAACGGCAGTGTTTCTCCCCGGTGAATGAAGCGTCAAGGGTTGTGGGACGGATAACACGATCGTTACCGATGATCCGTCAAATCGGTCAGAAGCGCCCGGCGCCGAGATCCCGGGAGACCGCCCGCGCGCAGTCCCGTACGGCGGCCACCAGCTCGGGGCGCAGCTCGCCGTCGGAGCAGACCCGTTCCACCGCACCGGTCACCGCCACCGCGCCCACCGGCATCCGGCGCCGGTCGTGGATCGGTGCGGCCACCGCGGCCACTCCTTCCCAGGTCTCCTCCACGTCGGCCGCCCAGCCGCGCGCCCGGGTCAGATCGAGCACCGTCTCGAACTCCTCCAGATCGGTGACGGTGCGCGGGGTGAAGGGCTGCCGCTCGCCCTCGACGGCCTCGGTGTGTGCCACCGGGTCGTACGCCGCCAGCACCTTGCCCAGCGCCGTGGAGTGCAGCGGCTGCATCGCCCCGACCTCCAGGACCTGCCGGCTGTCGTCGGGCCGGAACACGTGGTGGACGATGAGCACGCCCTGCTGGTGCAGGACGCCCAGATGGGCGCTCTCGCCGCTGGAGCGGGCCAGGTCGTCCGTCCAGACCAGCGCGCGCGCCCGCAGCTCGTGGACGTCCAGATAGCTGTTGCCCAGGCGCAGCAGCTCGGCGCCCAGCTGGTAGCGCCCGGATGCCGCGTCCTGTTCGACGAAGCCCTCGTGCTGGAGCGTGCGCAGGATGCCGTGTGCGGTGCCCTTGGCCAGGCCCAGTGAGGAGGAGATGTCGGAGAGCCCCAGCCGACGTTCGCCACCTGCCAGCAGGCGCAGCATCGCCGCCGCCCGCTCGAGCGACTGGATGTTCTTGGCCATGACGCCGTACTCCTCCATTGTGGTTCGACAATGCTGAACACTATCGGTCGATGTCGACCCATGTCCGGTCGTGCGGGAAACCTGCTCGACTGCTCGGATCCGGATAGCCCCCCGCACAGCATGCCGTCCGTCACGTGGGACACAGTGACGCTCCGAGGCGCTGCCCGGCTACCCTGACGAGGTGCGGCCTCTTCCGGAAGCCGTGAAGCCGACAGCCGTCGCATCCCAGGGAGCACATCCATGGCCTCGTTGCCGACCCCTTCCGCCGACAGCCGGAACCGAGCCGAAGCCCTCCGCGAGGCGCTCGCCACCCGAGTGGTCGTGGCCGACGGTGCCATGGGCACCATGCTCCAGGCGCAGGATCCCACCCTCGAGGACTTCCAGAACCTCGAAGGCTGCAACGAGATCCTCAACGTCACCCGCCCGGACATCGTGCGCTCCGTGCACGAGGAGTACTTCGCGGTCGGTGTGGACTGTGTGGAGACGAACACCTTCGGTGCCAACGCCTCGGCCCTGGGCGAGTACGACATTCCCGAGCGCATCCACGAACTCTCCGAGTCCGGCGCGCGCATCGCCCGCGAGGTGGCCGACGAGTTCACCGCCTCCACCGGACAGCAGCGCTGGGTGCTCGGCTCCATCGGCCCCGGCACCAAGCTGCCGACCCTGGGCCACGCGCCGTACACCGTGCTCCGCGACGGTTTCCAGCAGAACGCCGAGGGCCTGATCGCCGGCGGCGCGGACGCGCTCATCATCGAGACGACGCAGGACCTCCTGCAGACCAAGGCCGCGGTACTGGGTGCGCGACGGGCGCTCGAGGCGATGGGCAGCGACCTTCCGCTGCTGTGCTCGCTGGCGTTCGAGACGACCGGGACGATGCTGCTCGGCTCGGAGATCGGTGCCGCGCTGACCGCACTCGAACCGCTCGGCGTCGACATGATCGGCCTGAACTGCTCGACCGGCCCGGCGGAGATGAGCGAGCATCTGCGCTACCTCACGCGCCACTCGCGTATCCCGTTGCTCTGCATGCCCAACGCCGGACTGCCGGTCCTCACCAAGGACGGCGCGCACTTCCCGCTCGGCCCCGAAGGACTGGCCGACGCCCAGGAGACGTTCGTCCAGGAGTACGGCCTCTCGCTGGTCGGCGGCTGCTGCGGTACGACTCCGGAGCACCTGCGGCAGGTCGTCGAGCGCGTGCGCGGCGCGGCCCTCGTCCTCCGTGACCCGCGGCCCGAGCCCGGCGCCGCCTCGCTGTACCAGACCGTCCCGTTCCGTCAGGACACCTCGTACCTCGCCATCGGCGAGCGGACGAACGCCAACGGATCCAAGAAGTTCCGTGAGGCCATGCTGGAGGCCCGCTGGGACGACTGCGTGGAGATGGCGCGCGACCAGATCCGGGAGGGCGCGCACATGCTCGACCTCTGCGTCGACTACGTCGGCCGCGACGGTGTCGCGGACATGGAGGAACTGGCCGGCCGCTTCGCCACCGCCTCCACGCTCCCGATCGTGCTCGACTCCACCGAGCTGCCGGTCCTGCGGGCCGGACTGGAGAAGCTCGGCGGCCGGGCCGTTCTCAACTCCGTCAACTACGAGGACGGCGACGGCCCGGAGTCGCGCTTCGCCAAGGTCACCGCACTGGCTGTCGAACACGGCGCCGCGTTGATCGCCCTGACCATCGACGAGGAGGGCCAGGCCCGCACCGTCGAGCACAAGGTCGCCGTCGCCGAGCGGCTCATCGAGGACCTGACCGGCAACTGGGGCGTCCACGAGTCGGACATCCTCATCGACACGCT is drawn from Streptomyces sp. NBC_01717 and contains these coding sequences:
- a CDS encoding sugar ABC transporter ATP-binding protein — encoded protein: MDQAPPPAVQAEGVVKRFGPTVALDGVKLTVQPGESHALVGRNGAGKSTLVSVLTGLHKADAGTVTFGGEPAPAFGDTTAWQSKVACVYQKSMVVPDLTVAENLFLNRFDDNARWISWGRLRKRAEQLLADYGVQVDPNTRARDLAVEQRQFVEIARALSFGARLIILDEPTAQLDARGIGRLFDKLRELQSQGVAFLFISHHLQEVYELCTTVTVYRDARHVLTAPVADVAKDELVSAMTGEKSGGAVAWHATGTATPPAASAQPVLSTQGLTLEGWFEPVDLQVRPGEVLGLAGSAASGNTALGEVLSGMRKAGGGTVRVHGAAVRSGSVPHALDAGIGYIPEDRHDQGLVLGRSVAENATLTVTDQLGPWGTVLPSRTREFARTMIDSLDIKTQGPEQPVSGLSGGNQQKVVVARALARKPSVLVAVRPTAGVDVKSKDSLLGVVRQVADQGNAAVIISDELDDLRVCDRVLALFHGRVVATFASGWTDGELVAAMEGVGERE
- a CDS encoding ABC transporter permease, whose product is MTGTVRPPAAEDIESALKGPLAGDSPLNRLKLIRWSDFSLVPVILVLMVIGFIVSPVFLSSENLINVVQQSSELSLLVLAQAFILICGRMDLSLESTIGIAPVIALWLVLPAGGDRFAGLGVMPAWTAIPLCLLAGVAIGAFNGFLMLKLRVNGFIATLGMLMMLRGLHIGITEGKSIIDVPASFSYLGKAAWLGAPAAVWICLALFAVGGAALAWTRHGRSLYAIGGNPEAARAAGIRVDRITWIVLAIGGLLAAFAGILYTGHYGSVGASQGKDMIFDVMAAAVIGGIGLKGGRGTIFGALTGVLTLRLVVNVMTLAGVPGQWEKFLNGAIIIIALAASRYASREEQD
- a CDS encoding FadR/GntR family transcriptional regulator, producing the protein MAVTDEAIEKIKGMIVSGALRPGDRLPKESELAAELGLSRNSLREAVRALSLIRILDVRQGDGTYVTSLDPQLLLEALSFVVDFHRDDTVLEFLAVRRILEPAATGMAAARITEAQLDVLSSQLDALGAQPSVEELVACDLEFHRGIVQSSGNSVLCSLLDGLSGPTTRARVWRGLTQEDAVSRTLHEHRAILSALRDRDAEAARAWATVHVASVEQWLRSTL
- a CDS encoding glycerol-3-phosphate dehydrogenase/oxidase produces the protein MTTLQSVPALGTHPASGSLPSRAETREQLSKATYDLLVIGGGILGISTAWHAAQSGLRVALVDAGDFAGATSSASSKLLHGGLRYLQTGAVKLVAENHFERRAVSRQVAPHLANPLTFYLPVYKGGPHGAAKLGAGVFAYSALSAFGDGVGHVISPAKAQRDVPELRTDNLKAVAVYGDDQMNDARMALMTVRAAVDAGAVVLNHAAVTGLRFTKGRVTGADLEDRTDGTEFGVTARLVLNATGPWVDHLRKMEDPNAAPSIRLSKGAHLVLKRTRPWKAALATPIDKYRITFALPWEDMLLLGTTDEEYEGDPADVAVNEKDTAQILDEAAFSIKDQQLSRDLITYSFAGLRVLPGGPGDTSKAKRETVVTEGRGGMLSVAGGKWTTFRHIGRTVMNKLAALPGHPLAEDMEPMARLPKKLPLPGIANPNAVAHRLLIDGGTPGPRMAADTARHLATHYGSLSFDIARLANDNPALAERIHPDAPEIWAQVAYARDHEWAETADDVLRRRTTLTIRGLATDEIRTKVEGLLADKG
- the glpK gene encoding glycerol kinase GlpK, which codes for MTDAHTTGPFIAAIDQGTTSSRCIIFDKDGRIVSVDQKEHEQIFPKPGWVEHNATEIWENVQEVVAGSVVKAGITAADVKAIGITNQRETTLLWDKNTGEPVHNAIVWQDTRTDALCKELGRNVGQDRFRRETGLPLASYFAGPKIRWLLDNVEGLRERAERGDILFGTMDSWVIWNLTGGTEGGVHVTDVTNASRTLLMNLHTMAWDDKILASMDIPAAVLPEIRSSAEVYGTARDGVLAGVPVASALGDQQAALFGQTCFSEGEAKSTYGTGTFMLMNTGETPVNSYNGLLTTVGYRIGDQKPVYALEGSIAVTGSLVQWMRDQMGLINSAAEIETLASSVEDNGGAYFVPAFSGLFAPYWRSDARGVIAGLTRYVTKAHIARAVLEATAWQTREITDAMTKDSGVELTALKVDGGMTSNNLLMQTLADFLDAPVVRPMVAETTCLGAAYAAGLAVGFWPDTDALRANWRRAAEWTPRMDADSRDREYKSWLKAVERTMGWIEDEE
- a CDS encoding MIP/aquaporin family protein, whose amino-acid sequence is MSSSDIFIGETIGTAVLILLGGGVCAAVTLKHSKAQNAGWLSIAFGWGFAVLTAAYLAGGVSGAHLNPAVTIGLAIKGGTAWSDVPLYIGSQLLGAMIGAVLVWLTYYGQFRAHLTDPETLYSRPSEEGMVDQAAAPKAGPVLGIFSTGPEIRNAVQNLATEVIATVVLVLAILTQGLNNDGNGLGTLGALITSLVVVSIGLSLGGPTGYAINPVRDLGPRIVHALLPLPNKGGSDWGYAWIPVVGPLIGGAIAGGLYNLAFA
- a CDS encoding IclR family transcriptional regulator; its protein translation is MEEYGVMAKNIQSLERAAAMLRLLAGGERRLGLSDISSSLGLAKGTAHGILRTLQHEGFVEQDAASGRYQLGAELLRLGNSYLDVHELRARALVWTDDLARSSGESAHLGVLHQQGVLIVHHVFRPDDSRQVLEVGAMQPLHSTALGKVLAAYDPVAHTEAVEGERQPFTPRTVTDLEEFETVLDLTRARGWAADVEETWEGVAAVAAPIHDRRRMPVGAVAVTGAVERVCSDGELRPELVAAVRDCARAVSRDLGAGRF